The genome window ATCCGGAAGCCTAACTCCCGCCACTCGTCGGATCCCAGCTCTTGGAGGTTCCGGTGCCGCTCCAGGATCTGCGCGAGCTCCTCCCACTGCTCCGAGACGTGGAACAGGCGCTCGAGGGCGAGCATGGCGTCCCGATTGTCCGGGGCCGCCTCGAGGACGGCCCTGTACTGTGCGGCGGCGCGGATCGAGTCGTCCATCCCCTCTTCGTAGAGGCGCGCCATCTCGAGCATCAGGTCGCAGCGCGCCCTCTTGTCCGTCGCGAGCTCGATGCGCTGCCGGATGATCTCGATGAGATCGTCCCACCGCGCCGTCGTCCGGAAGATGTGGTCGAGCGCCGCGAGCGCGGACTCGTCGCCCGGGCTCGACGCGAGCACGGCCCGGTACCCCGCGACGGCGCCGTCCACCTCCCCGAGCCGCTCGAGCGAGAGATCGGCGATGTGCCGCTCGAGCGCCACCCGCTCGGGCTGCGGGAACGCGTCCAGCTTGCGCTTGTAGATGGCGACGAGCTCGTCGAACGCCCCGGCGGCCTGCGCGGCGTCCTCGAACGCATCCTTGACCGTGGGCTCGGTCGGGAACTCCTCGAACGCCCGGGCCGCCCAGGTGAACGCGAGCGCGCGGTTGTTCAGCTTGTCCGCCGCGAGCTCTCTGAGCTCGTCCATGCGGAGGATCCGCTCCTCGCGGTCCTTTGCCGCGGCGAGCATGACCTCGAGGACGCCGACCAGCCGGCTCCATTTCTCGGCGCGCCTGTAGATCGGCACGAGCGCCTCGGCCGCCCGCAGGTTCTGCGGATCCGCCGTCAGCACGCGCTCGTAGTGACGCACCGCGCGATCCGGCTGGCCGATCGGAGTGTCGTACAGCTCCGCGCAGCGGAACGAGAGGGCGATCTTGGTCGCGGCGTCGGAGGCGCGATCGGCGGCGATGCCGAGCACCTCGACGAGCCCCTCGTAGTCCTCGGCCTCTCGGTAGAGCTGCTCGAGGGCGTCCCAGTCCAGGGCGGCCTGGTACGCGTCCTTCAGGGCGCGCATCGCCTTGGAGTTGCCCGGCTGCACCGCGAGGATCGCCTTCCAGGCCTCCGCGGCCTTCGCGTGATCCTTCACCCGGTCCTTCCACACCGTGCCGAGCTTCGCGAGGAGCTGGATCTTCTCCTCCGCGTCCTCGACCGCCGCGGTCCGCTTCTCGAGCACCGAGGCGAGCCCCTCCCAGTCCTTGTTCCGCTCGGCGAGCTTCTCGAGGTTCGAGAGCGCTTCCGCCGAGCCCGGGTCCGCGTCGAGCACGCGCCGCCACAGCTCGGCGGAGAGCTGCGGATCCGCGAGCCGCTCGCCCGCGATCTGCGCCATCTCCTTGAGGCACTCGAGGGCCTTCGCGCCGCGGAGCGTCGCGACCTCCTTCTCCATGAGGTCGATGAGCGGTCGCCACGCGCGCCGCTTCTGGTAAACGCCCTTCAGCCCCTCGATGGCCGCGGCGTTCGACGGATCGAGGGCGAGGATCTGCTCGAGCGGCTCGACGGCCCGGTTGAAGTTGTTGAACCGGTCCACCCAGAGCGCCGCGATGCGCTGCAGGATCTCGATCTTCTCGGCCGGGCCCGAGACCGCGTCCGCGCGCTTCCCGAGCACGGCGATGAGGTCGTTCCACCGCCCGCCGGCCTCGTACGCCTTCGTGAGCTCGGCGAGCGCCGTCGCGTCGTCCGGCACGAGGGCGAGGATTTGATCGAAGGTCTTGATGACCATCATCTCGAGGTTGAGGTTGGACTGGTAGATGTCCGCCATCTCCCGAAGCACGGCGACGCGGGCCGCGACGTCCGACTCCGGGACGGCGTCGACCTCGCCCTTGAGCAGGTCCAGCAGGTTGTTCCACTTGCCCGCCTGCCGGTACAGCACCTTGAGCTCCTGCCTCGCCTCGGCGTTCGCCGGCTCCTGGCGCAGCACGTTCTTCCACGCGTCGATCGCCTTCTCGACGTTGCCGCCCTCCGTCCCGGCGAGCTGCGCGATCTCCTTCGTCAGCGCGTCGGCGACCTTCTTGTCGTCCGCGGCGCGCTGGGCGTCGGTGAGGATCTGCAGGAGGCGCGACTTGTCGCCCGTCTCTCCGAGGTACTTGCGGTAGAAGCCGAGCATGCCCGGGTGCGCGGGCGCGTGCTTGCGCAGCCGCCTGAAGTAGGCCTCGGCGTCGTCCATCTTGCCGCGCACGCGCCAGTGGATCATGCCGGCCTGCATGAGCATCGCCATCTCTTCTTCCGGCTTGTTCTGCCCGCGCAGCGCATCCTCGTAAACCGCGACGAGGTGATCCCAGTCCTCCTTCTCCTCGTAGTACTTCACCAGGAACTTGAGCGCCGCGCCGTCGCCGGGGCTCAGGTCGAGCACCTCGGAGTAGCAGAGCGCGGCGGAGTCCATGTCCTCCACCTTGCGGCCGTAGGTGTACCCCGCGGCGAGCAGCATCTGGACGCGCTCCCGTTTCGACTTGCGGCTGTCCGCGAGCTTCATGTACAGCGCCGCGAGATCCGCCCACCGCTCGCGCTCCTTGAGCACGCGCTCGAACAGCCGCGCCGCGCCGAGATGCCCGGGGTCCTCTTCGATCGCGCGCTCGAGCAGGGCGGGGATCTCCTTCCCGCGCTTGTGGTTCTTGTAGGTGCGCTCGGCCGCGCTGTAGAGCATGTGCGCCTTGAGCAGCGGCTCCGTGGTCTCTTCCGCCTGCCGCGTGAAGGTCTCGACGATCTCCTTCCAGTTCGAGCGCTCCGCCTCGATCGCCTCGATGCGGCCGCGCAGCGCCTCGTCTTCGGTTCGCAGCGCGGCAATTCGTCTGAGCAGATCGAGCGCGGCCTTCTGATCGAACAGCTCCTCGTCCTGGATGCGCGCCTGCTCCGCGAGCAGCGCGGCCTCGCGCTCCGGGTCGCCGACGATCGCCGCCTCGAGCTCGAGGATCCTCACGGCGGCCTCGAAACCGCTCGCGGCCGCGAGCCTCTTCCACCCGGCGTCGAGCTCCTCGAGCAGCTCTGCGGCGCAGCCTGCCGCCGCGTCGCCGGTGGCGAGCTCTTCCAATCCGGAAATCGCTTCCTCGGTGTTGGAGTCGTGCTCGAGATTCGAAATCAGGGTTCGGATGCGCTCTTTCATGACTTGATGACCTCGTCCTACCCGCTGCCGGCGAACTGAAGCGGCCGTCTCCGTCCGGTGTCAGCCCACCATGGGGACACCGGAGTCGGAAAACCCCGTCAAACTGCGGAGTTGAAAACGACCATCCGCCCCTTCTTCAAACGTGTGTACGACTTGCGAATATCACCTTAGAAATTTCACTATTCAAAGGCAATCCATGGAAATTTGTACAGCGTGAACACCCATTCAGTATCGCGCCGGCCCCGGCCCGTGCCGTTTTGCGAAACAGCGCGGGCTCCGTTATAGTGGCCGCGGCTCCATGGCAAGCAGCGGTACGGAGAATCGCCGCATCGGGCGCTACGAGCTCCTCGCCGAGATCGGCCGAGGCGGCATGGCGGTCGTCTATCGCGCGCGGGACACCGCGCTCCAGCGCGAAGTGGCGCTCAAGCTCCTCCACCCGCACCTCGCCACCCACCCCGAGGCGAGGAAGCGCTTCGAGCGGGAGGCGCACGCGGTCGCGCGGCTGCACAACCCGTCCATCGTCGAGGTGTACGACTACGCCAACGCGAACGCCGACGAGGTGTACATCGTGATGGAGCTCGTCGAGGGGACGACTCTCCGCGCGTTCCTCGATCAGCGCGGCGGGGAGCCGCTGCTCGCGGAGGCCGCGGCGCTCGTCGCACGCCACGTCTTCGCCGCGCTGGCGATAGCCCACGAGCAGGGCGTCGTGCACCGCGACGTGAAGCCCGAGAACATCCTGATAGGCGCCGGCGGCGCGTTGAAGCTCTCCGACTTCGGGATCGCGCACCTCGTCGGAATCGACCAGATGACCGTCACGGGGCAGATCCTCGGCTCCCCCGCGTACATGTCGCCGGAGCACATCGAGCTCGCCGAGCTCGACGCCCGCGCCGACATCTTCTCGCTCGGCACGCTCATGTACGAGATGTCGGTGGGTTCGATGCCGTTCGCGGGCAAGAACCCGCACCACATCATCAAGAGGATCGTCGAAGGCTACTACGATCACCCGCTGAGCGTGAACCCGGGCGTGGGCCACGGCGTCGCCTCGATCATCGTCCGCTGCATGCAGCTCGATCGCGAGCGGCGGTACTCGTCGGCGGCGGAGGTGGTCAGAGGACTCGACGCGGTGCTCACGGAGATGGGGATCGACCCCGGCCCCGCCGAGCTCGCGGCGTTCCTCGCCGATCCGGACGCGTGGGAGCGGAGCCGGAAGGCGACGGTGGCGGCGAAGACGCTCGCGCTCGGCCACGCCGCGCGGCGCTCGGGCCGGTACCCGATCGCCATGGATCACTACAACCGGGTGCTCTCCCTCGAGCCGGGCAACGAGCGCGCGTTGGACGCGGTCGCCGGCCTTTCCCGGCGGCGCCGGATCCGGCGCTTCCTGGAGCGCGCGGCGCTCTCGCTCGCGGTCGTCGTGGCGACGCTCGCCGTCGTGTGGACGATCGTGATGATCCTGATGAGCGGCGCGGAGGAGAAGGTCGGGAGCGGTGGCGACCGCGCGAGCGGCCGGCACGGGTCCGGGCGCGCGCCGCATCGGACGACCGCCGGCAGGACGGACGCCGGCGCGGCGGGGGGTGATCGCGGCGCCGCGCGAGATGGCGGCACGGCCGGCGACGCGTCCAAGGGAGTGCGCCTCGTCGCGAAGCGCCCCGCCGTGAAGCCCAAGGTGCTTCTTCGCGAGGTCGTCTTCAACCCGTCGCCCATGCGCGTCGACGTCGACATCGACGGCGCCGAGCGGTTCGTCTTCAAGACCACGGATCGTTCGCGGCGCCTCATGGTCGGCCCTCACATCGTCACGTTCATCCCCGAGGACCCGCGCCTCGAGCCGCTCCGCAAGGAGATCAGCGTGCCGGTCGGGGACGGGCCGTTCTCCGTCGGCGCGCGCCTCAAGTGGCGGCCGGCGCACCTCAAGATCGCGAGCAACATCGACGCCCTCGTCGAGGTCGTCGGCCGCACGCCCGGCCGGACCAACGCGTTCTTCGACGTCGCCGTCGAGAGCGGCCCCGAGGAGCGCATCAAGGTCGCGGTGAGCGCGAACGGCTACCTTCCTCGCGCGAGGCAGGTTACAATCGCCGCCGGGGAGGACGTGGAGATCACCATCGATCTCCAGCGGGCGCCGACGGCGCCGTGACCTCTCGGGACCGGGGAGGGCGAGGCGGGATGAAACGGGCGATTGCGGTTGCCGCTGCGGCACTCACGATGCTCGTCGCGGCGCGCGGCGCGGCGGACGAGTTCCAGGACTTCGCGAACGCGAAGAACGCGTACGAGGCGGGCGAGTACGAGACCGCCGTCGCCCGCTTCGAGGAGCTGCGCGCGGCCGCGCCGAAGAACAGGGGACTCGTCGAGGAGCTGCACAAGCTGCTCGGCGTGAGCTACCTGTTCCTCGGGAACACCGTCAAGGCGGAAGAGAATTTCCTCGAGCTGCTCTCGGACGACCCGACCTTCGCGCTGGATCCGCTCGTCTTCCCGATCGACGTCATCGACTTCTTCGCGGAGGTGAAAGGGAGGCACGCGGAGCGCCTGGGCGCGCTCGCGGAGGCGCGGGCGGCCGAAGAGGAGTCGAAGAAGCGCGCGGAGGAGGAGAATCGCCTCTTCGAGATCGAGCGACTGAAACGCAACGTCTATGTCGGCCGCGAGATCGAACGCCGATCGCCGCTCGTCGCCGTGCTGCCCTTCGGCGCGGGCCAGTTCCAGAACGGGCACAAGGTCAAGGGCGGCCTGCTGCTCGGGAGCGAGCTCCTCCTGGCCACCGCGGCGATCACGACCTTCGTCCTGCACGAGCAGCTGCGCGGCGAGGCGGCCAATCCGATCGCCTCGAAGGCGGAGCGGGACCGGTACGAGCGCCTGGAGGCGGGCTACCGGATCTCGAACACCGCGTGCGTCGCCACGCTGGGTGCCGTGATCATCGTCGGCGTGATCGACTCGCTCCTCTATTTCCAGAAGGAGATCGTGACCTGGAACCGGATCGAGGAGCGGGACGTGCCCAAGGAGCTCCGGCGCAAACCGGTCGCCGCGCTCGTCGCCCCGTTCCCCACGAACGGGGGGGTGGGCATCGCCGCAGCGGCGCGGTTCTGAGATCGGCTCGGATTCTTACGGAAAAACTGGAGGTCGGCCTGTCGGGTTACGGAACGGCCGGAGCTTCCGGGGCCGGCTCTTCCGCGGCCGGAGCCTCGGGAACTTCCGGCTCCGGGGTCTCGACGGCCGGCTGATCGGCAGCGGGGACCTCGGTCGCCGGAGGCGTAGCGCCGCCGCAGCCGAAAGCGAAACCGAACAGGGCAACCATCACAATCGCGAGAAACTTCTTCATTGATCGAATCCTCCTTGAAAGAGCGAGCCTCTCCCCGCCCTCGCTTCTTGCCCTAGTCAAAGGGTTTCACCTACCTAGCTCCGCCGGGGGAGCGATGTCAAGTTTCAAAAGCATCAGAACGCGGAGCCTATCGAGAGGTACCACGCGAACCGGTCCTCGTGCGGCCGCTTGTCGAGGTTCAGCCCGAGATCGAACGAGAGCGGGCCGATGGGCGTCATGTACCGCAACCCGAGGCCCGACACCGGGCGAAGCGCCATCTCCTTGAGCAGGTTCTTCCGATCGCGCCACAGGTTCCCCGCCTCGGTGAACACGCCGCCGTAGAACCCCTTGGCGAGCGGGAAGCGGAACTCCGCCCGGGCGAGGAACATCGACTCGCCGCCGCGCTGGTTGAGCAGCGCCGCCGCCGTGTCGTCGTAGTCCCGGATCTCCCTCTTCCACGACTGGTAGATGTCCTCGGGGACGACGGAATCCTCCGGGAAGCCGCGGAGCGTGCTCACGCCGCCCATGTAGAAGTAGCGATCGGCCCAGGTCGATGAGCTGGGATCGAGGTGGAACACGTACCCGACCGACGCCGACAGCGCGAGCACCATCTTCCTGCCGATGATCGGGATGTAGCCGGACAGCGACGCCTCGGCGCGGATCAGGCTCGAGAAGCGGTCGATGTACTGCACCTCGCCGGTCTCGGGATCGACGACGTCCTCGCCGTCCGGTCCCTTGGCCGCCTGCCGGCCGAAGTTCGCGAGCGAGCGCACGTAATCCGCGTTGATCGACGCGAACACGCCCCTGCTCGGGTTGAAGACGTCGTCGCGGAAGTCGAGCGACACCGTGAGCCCGGTGACCGAGAACAGCGACTCGCCCTCGGGGAGCAGCGCCCACTTCTGGAACTGCGGCGACGCCTGGAGCGACGTCGCCCCCCCGTCCGCGCTCGTGATCGGCGGCAGATCGAGGGTCGTCCACTCGATGCCGGTGCGCAGCTCTATCGGGAGCGCCTTCAGGCGGTTCGACGTGGCGCGCAGGTAGCTGCTCGTCCTGTCCGCGCTGAACGCGGGGCTGTTCGTGCGCTCGTTGATCACGTCGAGGCCGAGCCCCAGGATGCCGCCCGTGCCCGGCACGTGGGGCGTGGAGATGCCGGCGAGGAGGTGGCGCTCGAGGCGCTCGACCACGCTGAGCTCGCGGTAGCGGGCCTCGAAGTCCTTGAGCGCCTTGCCGGGGAACAGGAGCCGGTAGTTGGCGCGGGCACGCAGGCGCGCCGAGATGGCGAGGCCGCCGACGTTGCGGTATCCGTACTCGAAGCCCGCGCGCACCCCCTCGACCGTGGCGACGCCGCCGCGCAGCTCGAGGTACTGCGGCTTGCCCTCCCCCACCTGGACCACGACGTTCTTCTCGGCGGACGCGACGTTCGGCGCCGCCATCTGCACGGTCGCGCTGTCGAAGATACCGAGCCCCATGAGCCGCTCCTCCGACTTGCTGAGCTTCGCGGGGGTGATCACGTCGCCCGGCTCGATCGTCAGCCGGTCCAGGATCAGCCGCCGGGAGGTGGCGACGTTGCCGCGCACGAAGATCCGCCGGATCTCGGCGCGCGGCCCCTCGCGGATCGCGATGACCACGTCGGCGGCGGTCCCGTCCTGCGACAGCCGGCTCTCCCAGGTCACGTCGGCGAACACGCGCCCCTTGGCGCCGTACGCGGTCTCGACGTCGCGCGCCGACTCGCGGAGCCGGTACTCGTTGTACGGCTGGCCCGGCGCGAGGCCGGCGAGCGCGACGACGTCCCGCTCGGTGAACAACGACGGATCGTTGCCCTCGACCGCGATCCTGTTCAGCAGCGCCTGCGGCCCCTCCTCCACTCCGATCGCGACGATCAGGAGATCCCGATCCGCGTTCAGGAAGACGCACGGCTTGCCCTCCTCGACCTCGCCCTCCGCGGGGTCCCGGCGCACGTCGAGCGGCGAGTACGTCTCGCCCATGGCGTGCATCGGGCCGCGCGTCGCGAGATCGCAGGTGTCCACGACGCGGGCCTTGAGGAAGCCGCGCTCCCGGTACACGCCGGTGAGATGCTCGACCGCCGCTCGATAGATCTCCGGCACGTACGCGTCCTTCGGCGCGACGGTCGGCGAGAGCGCCCCCCGCGGTCGACCGAGCCCCGCGGGCCGCGGATCGGAGAGGCCGAGGCTGTCGACCGTCCGCGTGTTGATGGGCTGAAACACGCCGGTCCGCGCGTTGGACGAGGCGACGAACGCGACGATCTCCCTCTTCAGCTCCTCGTCCGGGATCCGGGAGTTGCCGCTGATGACGATCGCCGCCACGGTGACCGGCACACCCTCGGTGGCGATGAACGCGATCTCCTGGCGTGCCGCTCCT of Pseudomonadota bacterium contains these proteins:
- a CDS encoding BamA/TamA family outer membrane protein — its product is MSRLLTIALALLAPAIATAQTPPAPDRGGAAGLVELLGAVPAPEGEEGPYAPAAGPVEEQLIGLPVVDVRAVDAPSGFDPVADAEIPLGATFDRALVRTAVRRLWATGSYRAVEILAERRGDGAAIVVRVEALLRVHALEVIGNDAMSDDDVARAIGYTPDGTIEPTADALTVRRDTLLGVYADRGYRKARATLTVETTSVAGQVALSIDIDEGPKDRYVRITIRGLPEEVPLDTVLKKAELRPGTVRDRARVEESRNAIVDALAGFGYYDASVGDYEEKRLSEHAFALRIDIVAGLPSRLRFEEFRRFREAELVEVAAGKGRLRTTAAAVEIVRSRIAAHLVKRGLLHAVVRAERLCYDEAGRRTRTAELAPCAEGAARQEIAFIATEGVPVTVAAIVISGNSRIPDEELKREIVAFVASSNARTGVFQPINTRTVDSLGLSDPRPAGLGRPRGALSPTVAPKDAYVPEIYRAAVEHLTGVYRERGFLKARVVDTCDLATRGPMHAMGETYSPLDVRRDPAEGEVEEGKPCVFLNADRDLLIVAIGVEEGPQALLNRIAVEGNDPSLFTERDVVALAGLAPGQPYNEYRLRESARDVETAYGAKGRVFADVTWESRLSQDGTAADVVIAIREGPRAEIRRIFVRGNVATSRRLILDRLTIEPGDVITPAKLSKSEERLMGLGIFDSATVQMAAPNVASAEKNVVVQVGEGKPQYLELRGGVATVEGVRAGFEYGYRNVGGLAISARLRARANYRLLFPGKALKDFEARYRELSVVERLERHLLAGISTPHVPGTGGILGLGLDVINERTNSPAFSADRTSSYLRATSNRLKALPIELRTGIEWTTLDLPPITSADGGATSLQASPQFQKWALLPEGESLFSVTGLTVSLDFRDDVFNPSRGVFASINADYVRSLANFGRQAAKGPDGEDVVDPETGEVQYIDRFSSLIRAEASLSGYIPIIGRKMVLALSASVGYVFHLDPSSSTWADRYFYMGGVSTLRGFPEDSVVPEDIYQSWKREIRDYDDTAAALLNQRGGESMFLARAEFRFPLAKGFYGGVFTEAGNLWRDRKNLLKEMALRPVSGLGLRYMTPIGPLSFDLGLNLDKRPHEDRFAWYLSIGSAF
- a CDS encoding serine/threonine protein kinase, with translation MASSGTENRRIGRYELLAEIGRGGMAVVYRARDTALQREVALKLLHPHLATHPEARKRFEREAHAVARLHNPSIVEVYDYANANADEVYIVMELVEGTTLRAFLDQRGGEPLLAEAAALVARHVFAALAIAHEQGVVHRDVKPENILIGAGGALKLSDFGIAHLVGIDQMTVTGQILGSPAYMSPEHIELAELDARADIFSLGTLMYEMSVGSMPFAGKNPHHIIKRIVEGYYDHPLSVNPGVGHGVASIIVRCMQLDRERRYSSAAEVVRGLDAVLTEMGIDPGPAELAAFLADPDAWERSRKATVAAKTLALGHAARRSGRYPIAMDHYNRVLSLEPGNERALDAVAGLSRRRRIRRFLERAALSLAVVVATLAVVWTIVMILMSGAEEKVGSGGDRASGRHGSGRAPHRTTAGRTDAGAAGGDRGAARDGGTAGDASKGVRLVAKRPAVKPKVLLREVVFNPSPMRVDVDIDGAERFVFKTTDRSRRLMVGPHIVTFIPEDPRLEPLRKEISVPVGDGPFSVGARLKWRPAHLKIASNIDALVEVVGRTPGRTNAFFDVAVESGPEERIKVAVSANGYLPRARQVTIAAGEDVEITIDLQRAPTAP